The Fibrobacterota bacterium genome includes a window with the following:
- a CDS encoding HAD family hydrolase, whose amino-acid sequence MTENPSQAGFLPVPRPPTLIGLDFDGVIMDSMGLKLDSYCYAFAGEGFAREDVRRLQLASAGLSRFKTIPFMYQSLTGKPMSAEAAARAVDRFREHDEASREKMRLMAGAREFLEAARACGIPMIIVTGTPQEVIERTLEHFSLRGFFAQVHGSPGSKPEHLTRLAKEAGADPARCLYVGDAIMDQEAAQSAGMAFAGVDNGDHPFRAEGLSVEVRGLGELIPFLQLPE is encoded by the coding sequence GTGACCGAGAACCCGTCGCAGGCCGGGTTCTTGCCGGTTCCCCGGCCCCCGACGCTGATCGGCCTCGATTTCGACGGCGTGATCATGGATTCCATGGGCCTCAAGCTCGACTCTTACTGCTACGCCTTCGCCGGCGAGGGCTTCGCCCGCGAAGACGTCCGCCGCCTGCAATTGGCTTCGGCGGGCCTATCGCGCTTCAAGACCATTCCCTTCATGTACCAGTCCCTTACGGGCAAGCCGATGTCCGCCGAGGCGGCCGCCCGCGCCGTCGATCGCTTCCGGGAGCATGACGAGGCGAGCCGGGAGAAAATGCGCCTCATGGCAGGGGCGCGGGAATTCCTGGAAGCGGCCAGGGCCTGCGGCATTCCCATGATCATCGTCACGGGAACCCCCCAAGAGGTCATTGAACGGACCCTCGAGCATTTTTCCCTACGGGGATTTTTCGCCCAGGTGCACGGATCCCCGGGAAGCAAGCCCGAGCATTTGACCCGCTTGGCGAAGGAAGCCGGGGCCGACCCCGCCCGCTGCCTGTATGTCGGGGATGCGATCATGGATCAAGAGGCCGCGCAGTCGGCCGGCATGGCCTTCGCCGGCGTGGATAATGGGGATCATCCGTTCCGGGCCGAGGGCCTGTCCGTGGAAGTCCGCGGACTAGGGGAATTGATCCCCTTCCTCCAATTGCCGGAATGA
- a CDS encoding molybdenum cofactor biosynthesis protein MoaE, producing MVGLTPQPLDIPALRSQVADPAAGAILVFEGTVRNHSEGLTGVIALEYEAHPTMAQRVLAEIVAAAHQSFPIAKAAVWHRLGRVELGEPTIAIAVSAAHRDEAYRASRYIIDRIKHEAPIWKREICADGTSGWSRGCTAHSGHGGNSGHVGG from the coding sequence ATCGTCGGGCTCACCCCGCAGCCCCTGGATATCCCGGCCTTGCGGTCCCAAGTGGCGGATCCGGCCGCCGGCGCTATCTTGGTCTTCGAGGGGACCGTGCGCAACCACTCCGAAGGGCTAACCGGCGTCATCGCGCTGGAGTACGAAGCCCATCCGACCATGGCGCAACGCGTCCTGGCGGAGATCGTCGCAGCGGCCCATCAAAGCTTCCCCATCGCCAAAGCCGCCGTATGGCATCGGCTGGGCCGCGTCGAATTGGGCGAGCCCACCATCGCCATCGCGGTCAGCGCCGCCCATCGCGACGAAGCCTATCGCGCTTCCCGCTACATCATCGATCGCATCAAGCACGAGGCCCCCATTTGGAAACGGGAGATCTGCGCGGACGGGACGAGCGGATGGAGCCGGGGATGCACGGCGCATTCCGGGCACGGCGGAAACAGCGGGCACGTCGGGGGTTGA
- a CDS encoding CofH family radical SAM protein: MAPIAPILDKALAGIRLSQSDALALLASDDWTDIVAAGHRKRLVMHDPGSVSYTAYRVVNYTNFCDVDCSFCSFKDEIESDRGYTLTLEQIAAKTEEALGLGVDTIFLQGGVNPKLPLSYYVDALRMLSGKYRVHVRGFSPIELLRLAQKENLPLPELLVILKEAGLGSVPGAGAEVLTARMREILSPKKLSAADWCRVMGECHKLGLKGSSNIVFGSVETREDVAEHLSAIRDQQDRTGGFLAFIAWAFQPQTKKFTVRHVRGWEYLRLIAVARLFLDNIPNIEVSVLGMGKELGELALYSGANDINSIVIEENVLRSSGLKTLGAARKFIREAGFTPKRRTLGYEFGRYPEEEAAGIGSATAPIRGT, from the coding sequence ATGGCTCCCATCGCACCCATCCTCGACAAGGCCCTTGCGGGCATCCGCCTAAGCCAAAGCGATGCCTTGGCCCTTCTCGCTTCGGACGATTGGACCGACATCGTCGCGGCCGGGCACCGGAAGAGGCTGGTCATGCACGATCCGGGATCGGTGAGCTATACCGCATACAGGGTGGTCAATTACACCAACTTCTGCGACGTGGATTGCTCGTTCTGTTCCTTCAAGGACGAGATCGAAAGCGATCGCGGCTACACCCTCACGCTGGAGCAGATCGCGGCCAAGACCGAAGAGGCCTTGGGGCTGGGCGTAGACACCATCTTCCTGCAGGGCGGCGTCAATCCCAAGCTCCCGCTCAGCTATTACGTGGACGCGCTACGCATGCTCTCCGGGAAATACCGGGTCCACGTCCGCGGATTCTCCCCGATCGAATTGCTGCGCCTGGCCCAGAAGGAGAATCTGCCTCTGCCCGAGCTGCTCGTCATCCTGAAGGAAGCGGGCTTGGGTTCGGTTCCGGGAGCCGGGGCCGAAGTCCTTACCGCGCGCATGCGCGAGATCCTCTCGCCGAAGAAGCTGAGCGCGGCCGACTGGTGCCGGGTGATGGGCGAATGCCATAAGCTGGGCCTCAAGGGATCGAGCAATATCGTGTTCGGCTCGGTGGAAACCCGGGAGGACGTCGCCGAGCATTTGTCCGCCATCCGCGATCAGCAGGATCGCACCGGCGGCTTCCTGGCCTTCATAGCCTGGGCTTTCCAGCCGCAGACCAAGAAGTTCACGGTACGCCACGTGCGCGGCTGGGAATACCTGCGCCTCATCGCCGTGGCCCGGTTGTTCCTGGACAACATCCCCAACATCGAGGTGAGCGTGCTCGGGATGGGGAAGGAACTCGGCGAGCTGGCGCTCTACTCGGGCGCCAACGACATCAACAGCATCGTGATTGAGGAAAACGTGTTGCGTTCGTCCGGGCTCAAGACCCTGGGGGCGGCGCGCAAGTTCATCCGCGAGGCAGGCTTCACGCCGAAACGACGGACCCTAGGATACGAGTTCGGCCGCTATCCGGAGGAGGAAGCGGCCGGAATCGGCAGCGCTACAGCGCCGATACGTGGGACTTGA
- a CDS encoding CoA-binding protein: MPHSVAILGASDKPDRYSNMLIKRLRGKGHTVYPVNPALKAIEGLPVYRNLAEIPAGADVLSIYMNAKRSSEIADAIVASGIPRVIFNPGAENPGLAERLSAAGVEVEEACSLVLSGLGQI, encoded by the coding sequence ATGCCCCATTCCGTCGCCATCCTGGGGGCCTCCGACAAACCGGATCGCTACAGCAACATGCTGATCAAACGCTTGCGGGGCAAAGGGCATACCGTGTATCCCGTCAATCCCGCCTTGAAGGCCATCGAGGGCTTGCCCGTCTACCGGAACCTGGCTGAAATACCCGCCGGGGCCGATGTGCTTTCGATCTATATGAACGCCAAGCGCAGCTCCGAGATCGCCGATGCCATCGTAGCCAGCGGCATCCCCCGGGTGATCTTCAATCCCGGGGCGGAAAACCCCGGCTTGGCGGAACGCCTCTCCGCAGCCGGCGTGGAAGTCGAAGAAGCCTGCTCCCTGGTCCTGTCCGGCCTCGGGCAAATCTGA
- a CDS encoding M48 family metalloprotease, translating to MLRLRTASALRYSAASVSLLLFVQCAGFFGGMGKMLVSEQDEMKLGAEFNKTLTTNDTAKREMPIFVPKNQAQAEMQTYIIGLAKEIVDSWPASQKPSYPFTYTLIDKDVENAFAVPGGYVYIYTGILKKLNDESELMGVLGHEITHVINHHYSRQLAENTTLGIALQTVLVASNAGQGSQMAAGAAFQLAGLKFSRSDETEADRGGTLALGRVQRNTLGIAKYFERAKSMGVPQWLSDHPGNGNRVKAITKIVNGDPKLKALADQGDATRYASRFKSHVSAL from the coding sequence ATGCTTCGCCTGCGAACCGCATCCGCCCTCCGCTATTCCGCCGCTTCCGTATCCTTGCTCCTCTTCGTCCAATGCGCCGGCTTCTTCGGGGGCATGGGGAAGATGCTGGTGTCGGAACAGGATGAGATGAAACTCGGCGCCGAATTCAACAAGACCCTGACCACCAACGATACCGCGAAGCGCGAGATGCCGATCTTCGTGCCCAAGAACCAGGCCCAAGCGGAGATGCAAACCTATATCATCGGATTGGCCAAGGAGATCGTGGACAGCTGGCCCGCCAGCCAGAAGCCCTCGTATCCCTTCACCTATACCCTGATCGATAAGGACGTGGAGAACGCTTTCGCCGTGCCGGGCGGATACGTTTACATCTATACCGGAATCCTGAAGAAGCTGAACGACGAGTCGGAACTGATGGGCGTGCTCGGACATGAGATCACCCACGTGATAAACCACCATTACAGCCGGCAATTGGCGGAGAACACCACCTTAGGCATCGCCTTGCAGACCGTGTTGGTGGCCTCCAACGCGGGACAAGGAAGCCAGATGGCCGCCGGGGCGGCCTTCCAATTGGCCGGCCTCAAGTTCTCGCGCAGCGATGAGACCGAGGCGGATAGGGGCGGGACCTTGGCATTGGGGAGGGTGCAACGCAATACCCTGGGGATCGCCAAGTACTTCGAACGGGCCAAGAGCATGGGCGTACCCCAATGGCTATCGGACCATCCCGGCAACGGCAACCGGGTGAAGGCGATCACCAAGATCGTCAACGGCGATCCGAAACTGAAGGCCCTGGCCGATCAAGGGGATGCCACCCGTTATGCCAGTCGCTTCAAGTCCCACGTATCGGCGCTGTAG
- a CDS encoding M48 family metalloprotease, producing MRFPIHRLLLPIAAVLVFSLCSCDLFGATGALLISENDESRLGFTFDSTLSQTDSGKAAYPIFAPKSADSALARDYVVNLANEILNAIPKDDKPGYAFKFTLVDKNIINAFAVPGGYVYIYTGIIKNMKDESELACVLGHEITHVTHHHYRDAMAKEAGLSLLLQALLGNNSGQLTQLVGQTLGQLAVLKVSRDNESEADHYGTEYAGNVGRNPLGVAKFFGRMPPEGLAAMASTHPAPETRVADVQDEVQSSPSLKALAADSAVTNYTSRFLQATAVLRK from the coding sequence ATGCGTTTCCCCATCCATCGGTTATTGCTTCCCATCGCCGCCGTCCTCGTGTTTTCGCTGTGCTCTTGCGATCTCTTCGGCGCTACCGGCGCCCTGCTCATTTCCGAGAACGACGAGTCGCGCCTGGGTTTTACCTTCGATTCCACCTTGTCGCAAACCGATTCGGGCAAAGCGGCCTACCCCATCTTCGCGCCCAAGAGCGCCGATAGCGCGCTGGCGCGGGATTACGTGGTGAACCTCGCCAACGAAATCCTCAATGCCATCCCCAAGGACGATAAGCCCGGCTACGCTTTCAAGTTCACCCTGGTCGACAAGAACATCATCAACGCCTTCGCGGTACCGGGGGGATACGTCTATATCTACACCGGCATCATCAAGAACATGAAGGACGAATCCGAGCTGGCCTGCGTGCTGGGCCACGAGATCACCCACGTGACGCACCATCATTACCGGGACGCCATGGCCAAGGAGGCGGGCCTTTCCTTATTGCTCCAGGCTTTGCTGGGCAATAACTCCGGCCAGTTGACCCAGTTGGTCGGGCAAACCCTCGGCCAGTTGGCGGTGCTCAAGGTGTCGCGCGACAACGAGTCGGAAGCGGATCATTACGGGACAGAATACGCGGGCAACGTGGGCCGCAATCCCCTGGGCGTCGCCAAATTCTTCGGCCGCATGCCCCCGGAAGGATTGGCGGCCATGGCATCCACCCATCCCGCCCCCGAGACGCGCGTGGCCGACGTGCAAGACGAGGTGCAAAGCTCGCCTTCCTTGAAGGCGCTGGCCGCCGATAGCGCGGTCACCAATTATACCAGCCGCTTCCTGCAGGCCACGGCGGTCCTGCGGAAGTGA
- a CDS encoding PAS domain S-box protein produces the protein MGGILLIVALAVLCEVLRATPFRISNPPAFFIPAIVFAGFRGGLFPALAGAAVAWGYIAYFFSGPGVLYYSPENLNRVIIWSFSMPLTAWMAGVLHERASRALAQAKLADLEQEQAKERVRAEEALRESEALLRTFVDHAADAFFLHDTDDYGRILDVNRQTCESLGYSREELLGHYPREFDVGLSPEDVIKIGMRVAAGETFAFETRHRRKDGTEFPVELRVRPFQYGGKRLSVALGRDITERKQAEKALNDSHDLLRAVVEGTPDAILVKDVEGRYRMINSAGAGVMGKAVEEVIGKVDGEFMAQEAAAVIRERELHILATGETETFEETVATPGGPRIFLTTKGIYRDRQGNVIGLVGLARDVTDLKRLEDQFRQAQKMEALGGLAGGVAHDFNNLLMIITGYSELVFNRLRPEDPSRVPLAEIQKAGERAVALTRQLLAFSRKQVLQPQVIRLNVLIEELISLLRRLIGEDIELTQALDPRLGMAKVDPGQFEQAIINLAVNARDAMPKGGTLSIATRNVRIGQAEKRRHPEARPGEYVVVEVSDTGNGMDETILARIFEPFFTTKEAGKGTGLGLAMVYGFVKQSGGHIEVESFPGLGTNFRLYLPLSEETEPSRITVQQDFRTPRGDETILLVEDEEAVRTLARLVLQSYGYKVLEAADGQEGLTIAREYRGTIHVVVTDMVMPRMSGRQLADHLAKERPNLPILFMSGYTDDALLQSGANGAGEGFLPKPISPLALTRKVRQILDAGMVPREVASLPGPA, from the coding sequence TTGGGAGGTATCCTCCTCATCGTTGCCTTGGCCGTCCTCTGCGAGGTGCTGCGCGCCACGCCTTTCCGCATTTCCAATCCTCCCGCCTTCTTCATTCCCGCCATCGTCTTCGCGGGCTTTCGCGGCGGCCTCTTCCCGGCGTTGGCCGGGGCCGCCGTGGCTTGGGGCTATATCGCCTACTTCTTCTCGGGGCCGGGCGTTCTCTACTACTCTCCGGAAAACCTGAACCGCGTTATCATCTGGTCCTTTTCGATGCCATTGACCGCTTGGATGGCGGGCGTATTGCACGAAAGGGCTTCCCGGGCCCTGGCGCAGGCGAAGTTGGCGGACCTGGAGCAAGAGCAAGCCAAGGAGCGGGTCCGCGCCGAAGAGGCGCTGCGCGAAAGCGAAGCCTTGCTCCGCACCTTCGTGGACCATGCGGCCGACGCGTTCTTCCTGCACGATACCGATGATTACGGGAGGATCCTGGACGTCAATCGCCAGACCTGCGAAAGCCTCGGGTATAGCCGGGAGGAATTGCTCGGGCATTACCCGAGGGAATTCGATGTGGGGCTTTCCCCGGAAGACGTCATCAAGATCGGGATGCGCGTGGCGGCGGGCGAGACGTTCGCCTTCGAGACCCGGCATCGCCGCAAGGACGGGACGGAATTCCCGGTAGAACTGCGCGTGCGGCCCTTCCAATATGGGGGAAAGCGATTGTCCGTCGCCCTCGGCCGGGATATCACCGAGCGCAAGCAGGCGGAGAAGGCGCTGAACGACAGCCATGACCTGCTGCGCGCCGTGGTGGAAGGCACTCCGGACGCCATCCTCGTCAAGGATGTGGAAGGCCGTTACCGGATGATCAACTCGGCCGGCGCCGGCGTCATGGGGAAGGCGGTGGAGGAGGTGATCGGCAAGGTGGACGGGGAGTTCATGGCGCAGGAAGCCGCCGCGGTCATCCGGGAGCGCGAACTCCACATCCTGGCCACCGGCGAAACGGAGACGTTCGAAGAAACCGTGGCCACCCCCGGAGGGCCGCGCATCTTCCTGACGACCAAGGGCATCTATCGCGATCGGCAAGGGAACGTGATCGGGTTGGTGGGCCTGGCGCGGGACGTCACCGATCTGAAGCGGCTGGAGGACCAGTTCCGCCAGGCCCAGAAGATGGAAGCCTTGGGGGGATTGGCCGGCGGCGTCGCGCATGACTTCAACAATTTGCTCATGATTATCACCGGGTACAGCGAATTGGTCTTCAATCGGCTCCGGCCGGAAGATCCCAGCCGCGTTCCCTTGGCCGAGATCCAGAAAGCGGGGGAAAGGGCCGTAGCCTTGACCCGGCAATTGCTGGCGTTCAGCCGCAAGCAGGTGCTCCAGCCCCAAGTAATCCGCCTCAACGTGCTGATCGAGGAACTCATCAGCCTCTTGAGGCGCTTGATCGGGGAGGATATCGAATTGACGCAAGCCTTGGATCCCCGCCTGGGCATGGCCAAGGTGGATCCGGGCCAATTCGAACAGGCGATTATAAACCTGGCGGTCAATGCCCGCGACGCCATGCCTAAAGGGGGAACGCTGTCCATAGCGACCCGCAACGTGCGTATCGGCCAGGCCGAAAAACGCCGGCATCCCGAGGCGCGGCCCGGGGAGTACGTGGTCGTGGAGGTTTCCGATACGGGGAACGGCATGGACGAGACGATTCTCGCGCGCATCTTCGAACCCTTCTTCACCACCAAGGAAGCGGGGAAAGGGACGGGCCTGGGCTTGGCGATGGTATATGGTTTCGTGAAGCAATCGGGCGGGCATATCGAAGTGGAAAGCTTTCCGGGCCTGGGGACGAACTTCCGGCTCTATCTTCCCCTTAGCGAGGAAACCGAACCGTCCCGCATTACCGTGCAGCAGGATTTCCGGACTCCCAGAGGGGACGAAACCATTTTGCTGGTCGAGGATGAAGAGGCCGTTCGGACCCTGGCGCGCCTGGTTTTGCAATCCTACGGATATAAAGTGCTGGAGGCCGCCGACGGGCAGGAAGGGCTCACCATCGCAAGGGAGTACCGCGGAACCATCCACGTGGTGGTGACCGATATGGTGATGCCGCGGATGAGCGGCCGCCAGCTGGCCGACCATCTCGCCAAGGAAAGGCCCAATCTGCCCATCCTGTTCATGTCGGGCTATACCGACGACGCATTGCTGCAGAGCGGCGCCAACGGCGCGGGGGAGGGATTCCTCCCGAAACCCATCAGCCCCTTGGCTTTAACCCGGAAGGTACGCCAGATTCTCGATGCCGGCATGGTGCCTCGGGAAGTTGCGTCCTTGCCTGGGCCGGCTTGA
- a CDS encoding polyprenyl synthetase family protein, with protein sequence MSAPKNQIAVTVEEYLKQASLRVNAALERHLPPESDAPADLHKAVRYSIFAGGKRLRPALALASFEACHGTGEAVLLAACALEMTHTFSLIHDDLPCMDNDDFRRGRPTNHKVFGEAIAILAGDSLLVYAFELLAKTGKPECIATLARALGTKGMLGGQVVDIQSEGKKVGLETVNYIHNHKTAALLEASLVMGAQLAGADDEVIAGLGAFGNGIGLAFQIVDDVLDLEQTTEALGKDAGSDLAKGKATYPAVIGIPASKERARQLIEEAKLELRKLPIQGSTLELIADYIITRVH encoded by the coding sequence ATGTCAGCCCCAAAGAACCAAATCGCCGTCACGGTCGAGGAGTACCTTAAGCAGGCTTCTTTGCGCGTGAACGCGGCCTTGGAGCGCCATCTGCCCCCCGAATCCGATGCCCCTGCCGACCTGCATAAGGCCGTGCGCTATTCCATCTTCGCGGGCGGCAAGCGCCTGCGTCCCGCCTTGGCTTTGGCTTCTTTCGAAGCCTGCCACGGGACCGGGGAAGCCGTCCTGCTGGCGGCCTGCGCCCTGGAGATGACGCATACCTTCTCCCTCATCCACGACGATCTGCCGTGCATGGATAACGACGACTTCCGCCGCGGCCGGCCGACCAACCACAAGGTTTTCGGAGAGGCCATCGCCATCCTGGCGGGGGACTCCCTCCTCGTATACGCCTTCGAGCTTTTGGCCAAGACCGGGAAACCCGAATGCATCGCGACCTTGGCCCGCGCCTTGGGAACCAAGGGAATGCTGGGCGGCCAAGTGGTGGATATCCAAAGCGAAGGCAAGAAAGTGGGCCTGGAGACCGTCAACTACATCCATAACCACAAGACCGCCGCCCTCCTGGAGGCCTCCCTGGTGATGGGCGCGCAACTCGCCGGCGCCGACGACGAAGTCATCGCCGGCCTGGGCGCCTTCGGCAACGGCATCGGCCTGGCTTTCCAAATCGTCGATGACGTGCTGGACCTGGAACAGACCACCGAAGCCTTGGGCAAAGACGCCGGCTCGGATCTGGCCAAGGGCAAAGCCACCTATCCGGCCGTGATCGGCATCCCCGCCTCCAAGGAACGGGCACGCCAGCTGATCGAAGAGGCCAAACTGGAATTGCGGAAGCTTCCCATCCAAGGAAGCACGCTGGAACTCATCGCCGATTACATCATTACCCGGGTGCACTGA
- a CDS encoding 1-deoxy-D-xylulose-5-phosphate synthase, producing the protein MLESIHSPADLRGLSLEQLKALAAEIRETIVRQVASKGGHLASSLGAVELTIALHKVYETPKDKLIWDTGHQAYPHKLVTGRYKEFHTLKQFGGLSGFLKREESEYDVFGAGHASTSLSAALGIAAARTHQGKDFDVVAVIGDGAMTGGMVYEALNNAGETEEKITFVLNDNKMSIAKNLGGISKYLNRIISNPTYNRLKDEVWDFTGRLPRGKDLQKLASKVDEGLKKIFLPGGFFEDLGIRYFGPVDGHNLEGLIEIFEAVKKRPGPNLVHVVTTKGFGWDKSEADAIKWHASNPFDIESGKPKAAPAKTPSYTQVFGDALLEIARQDKRVLAITGAMPEGCGVNIMAKEMPNRVYDVGIAEQYAVTFAAGLACEGMKPVVAIYSTFLQRAIDQVIHDVAIQELNVIFAIDRAGLVGLDGPTHHGAMDLSYLGMIPGMVIMAPSDEKELRNMLWTAVQYDDGPVALRYPRGSAFRPDEKLPFEKIPLGKPNTLQEGEDLLILALGNMVAPAKKAAELLAKDGVHPTVVDARFAKPLDRAVYGELLSRHRHVLTLEDNVPMGGYGQAVALLMTELGITDRNLRHISLPDEFVTHGEIPVLHKILGMDADGIHKKALEMLGQTSLQPKTR; encoded by the coding sequence ATGCTGGAATCCATCCATTCGCCCGCCGACCTGCGCGGCCTATCCCTCGAGCAACTCAAGGCCCTGGCGGCGGAAATCCGCGAGACCATCGTGAGGCAAGTGGCCTCCAAGGGCGGCCATCTGGCCTCCAGCCTGGGCGCCGTCGAGCTGACGATAGCCCTGCACAAGGTTTACGAGACCCCCAAGGACAAGCTCATCTGGGATACCGGCCATCAGGCCTATCCGCATAAGCTGGTCACCGGCCGCTACAAGGAATTCCACACCCTGAAGCAATTCGGGGGATTGTCCGGCTTCCTCAAGCGCGAGGAAAGCGAATACGACGTGTTCGGCGCCGGCCATGCTTCGACTTCGTTGTCGGCGGCGCTCGGCATCGCCGCCGCCCGCACCCACCAGGGCAAGGACTTCGACGTTGTGGCCGTGATTGGCGATGGCGCCATGACGGGCGGCATGGTCTACGAGGCCCTCAACAACGCTGGCGAGACCGAAGAGAAGATCACCTTCGTCCTCAACGACAACAAGATGTCGATCGCCAAGAACCTGGGCGGCATCTCCAAGTACCTGAACCGCATCATCTCCAATCCGACCTACAACCGCCTCAAGGACGAGGTGTGGGATTTCACCGGCCGACTGCCGCGCGGCAAGGATTTGCAGAAGCTGGCCAGCAAGGTGGACGAAGGCCTCAAGAAGATTTTCCTGCCCGGCGGTTTCTTCGAGGATCTCGGCATCCGTTATTTCGGCCCCGTGGACGGCCATAACCTGGAAGGCCTGATCGAGATCTTCGAGGCCGTGAAGAAACGCCCTGGCCCGAACCTGGTCCACGTGGTGACCACCAAAGGATTTGGTTGGGACAAGTCCGAGGCGGACGCCATCAAGTGGCATGCCTCGAATCCCTTCGACATCGAATCCGGGAAGCCCAAGGCCGCCCCCGCCAAGACCCCCAGCTACACCCAGGTGTTCGGCGACGCCTTGCTCGAGATCGCCCGCCAGGACAAGCGCGTCCTCGCCATCACGGGCGCCATGCCCGAAGGCTGCGGCGTGAACATCATGGCCAAGGAAATGCCCAACCGCGTGTACGACGTGGGCATTGCCGAGCAATACGCGGTGACCTTCGCCGCCGGCCTCGCCTGCGAGGGCATGAAGCCGGTGGTGGCCATCTATTCCACCTTCCTGCAACGCGCCATCGATCAGGTCATCCACGACGTGGCCATCCAGGAATTGAACGTGATCTTCGCCATCGACCGCGCCGGACTGGTGGGCCTCGACGGGCCGACCCATCATGGCGCCATGGACCTTTCCTACTTGGGGATGATCCCGGGCATGGTCATCATGGCCCCGTCGGACGAGAAGGAATTGCGCAACATGCTATGGACGGCCGTCCAATACGACGACGGCCCCGTCGCGTTGCGTTATCCGCGCGGCAGCGCCTTCAGGCCGGACGAAAAGCTTCCTTTCGAAAAGATCCCCCTCGGAAAGCCCAATACCCTTCAGGAAGGCGAGGACCTCCTGATCCTTGCTTTGGGCAATATGGTCGCTCCCGCCAAGAAGGCGGCGGAACTGTTGGCCAAGGACGGCGTGCACCCGACCGTGGTGGACGCGCGCTTCGCCAAGCCTCTCGACCGCGCCGTCTACGGCGAACTCCTTTCCCGCCATCGCCACGTATTGACCCTGGAGGACAACGTCCCCATGGGTGGATATGGCCAGGCGGTCGCCCTGCTCATGACCGAGCTGGGCATTACCGATCGCAATCTGCGGCATATCAGCCTGCCGGATGAATTCGTCACCCATGGCGAGATCCCGGTGCTGCACAAGATCCTGGGCATGGACGCCGACGGCATCCATAAGAAGGCCCTGGAAATGCTTGGGCAAACCTCCCTGCAACCCAAGACGCGGTAA
- a CDS encoding rhomboid family intramembrane serine protease: protein MAKTKLPLRPAWNSPVVLSFALAACLIMAADNLAHGRFTPTFFATYPGFHWTDPLFYFRLVSHVLGHKNWAHLTANFSVILLIGPLIEEKYGSGRLLKMMLITALVTGILNAAFFSTGLLGASGLAFMMILLSSFTNHRDGELPLTFVLVVLLFLAKEVANAFNHDDISQFAHIIGGICGSLFGFLKGTGRGGKAAA from the coding sequence ATGGCGAAAACCAAACTCCCTCTCAGGCCGGCGTGGAATTCCCCCGTCGTCTTGTCCTTCGCCCTGGCGGCCTGCCTCATCATGGCGGCCGACAACCTGGCGCATGGGCGTTTCACCCCGACCTTCTTCGCGACCTATCCCGGTTTCCATTGGACCGATCCCCTGTTCTATTTCCGCCTGGTTTCCCACGTGCTGGGCCATAAGAACTGGGCCCATCTCACCGCCAATTTCTCCGTCATCCTGCTGATAGGGCCGCTCATCGAAGAGAAGTACGGATCGGGCCGGCTGCTGAAGATGATGTTGATTACCGCCCTGGTCACCGGCATCCTCAACGCGGCCTTTTTCTCGACCGGGCTTTTGGGGGCCAGCGGCCTGGCCTTCATGATGATCCTGCTTTCGTCCTTCACCAATCACCGGGACGGGGAACTCCCGCTCACCTTCGTCCTGGTGGTGTTGCTCTTCCTGGCCAAGGAAGTGGCCAACGCCTTCAATCACGACGACATCTCGCAATTCGCGCATATCATCGGCGGAATATGCGGCAGCCTTTTCGGTTTCCTGAAGGGAACGGGCCGCGGCGGGAAGGCGGCCGCCTGA